The DNA window ATATCAGAGTGCACAGGCTGAGATAACTGAAATAACTTTCTACCATGCATGGTCACTGCAAAAGTATTTACCTTTGTTGACTTTTCACACCATTTCTTGTGCTTAAATGTTATATAAATGACATTGTTTGGATTTTTCAGTTAGGATTTACATAAAACTGCATAAGTACACTTTGCTTGTTGCATGTTTTGAGTGTTTCTAATAAAAAAAGGATGTGATAAACTACTTTTGAATCCTTCTAAATAATATCTGATCTTCATTACCATCATTAACTAAAGCAAAGATTTTCGGCCACGCTTAGATGACAATGTAGctttcctctagtgccatcatcagatTAAAACCTGTCCATTACTTTAgattatgactaaatacctgcaaaactaatgacattcccctCAGATTCAGCTGCGCTTTGTGCTTAGCACTAATTAGCAAATTAGCATATTAACAatctaaactaagatgatgaacacggtaaacattatacctgctaaacatgagcatgctaacattattTACGTGAGcaagttagcatttagctcaaagcactgttGTACAGCCTCACTGAGCCGCTAAACTCATGGTCTTGTTATAATATTCTCATGTTTACTGATATTAAATTTATGACCCACCCACCACAGTACCATGAAATATTGCTCAGATTTGGGGGGTGAAAGCCAGAACTgagtttttaatgaaaagtcaTAGCCTATGCAAGCAACACAACTACAATGTGTTAAGTACCATCTGGCTGGGGCAAAAATAAGGCTGATTGAAATGGGaattttatttatcaaaactaaaaaaatcaaaagagaaTTTGAATTTGCACCTTAAAGGGGTattccaccaattttacacatgagtTTCAGTTTACTGATACTAGTCAACCTGTGAAAATGTCATCCAGGTTATCTTGGTTTGGGCTCTGAGACTACTACTCCTTTTTTTGATGGAGAACTTGGATCTGGAACTGGATCAAGAAGTTAGAAAGAAATATTCTTTAACTAGGCAGGGAAGTCTAAGGAAAGATGCAATTTGTGCATTATGTGACTAAAAATCAGGATATTTCAGTCTATGCTGTATCGATTTTGATCATtcgttttttttaatgtgctcCTTGCAAGCCTCACAATTTTgtgaaagtgaaatattaaatcGCTGGATTGCCCCTTTAATGCATTTAACTAACACTGTCATAATCTTCAATCATGACAATCAAAATCCAAAAGTCTTGAGTGTGAAAAGTCAACGGTGTTAAATACCTGCATGTACTTTAGCATGTTACTACCACAGACTGAAGTGActatacatgtacagtactaCATATGAATGTATGTGCCTGAAGTGTTTTTATAATTTGGTTCTATCACAGAGACAATCTAGTCTAAAATCTGTTGCCTCCTGCTCTTTACCGATGACCAGGAAATCAGCGAAAACCACCGCCAGCAgtccaccaatcagaacagctaaaggagagacagagagccaGTCAGGTCAGGCAAGTTGGCCGCTCCCTCACTTTCTACAACAGCTCTTTGGGATGAGGAGAGGGGTGCACTTGAAAAGAAATTGGATTTACCCCGAGggaaaatgatgagaaaaagagggaagaaaggaGGGTTGGATAACCCAAGAAAAGGATTGCTTGTTCTCAAACAGGTCAAACGGGGCTAAGTAGCACATTCACTTATCGTGATGAATCCGCACTACGTGAACGCAGGGTGATGCCAGTTTATCTTAACAGCTCCCAGAAAGCAGGGAAAGAATACAGGAGGCAACGGGGAAATGCGATCTGTTGATCTAAGAGGTGATTACCAAATGGTTTGTTTGACAGAATAGCAGAATGATACAGAGACTGgatcagacagacacacagtgagacagagaCTGAGCTGGATGACCAAACATAACATGACAGAAACATATAGAAAACATAATCGATATTATTGATAGATATGCCTACCTATCAAGACTTCTTTTCTCTccagaatgttcttctgtggcaGCTGAGCGGCAGAGCTTCCTGCATCCACTGTGTTGCCCATCAGATCAGGATCCACTGGCACCACACCTCGACCGAGATCGTTGCGGTGATCCTCACGGATCTCGAAATCTCCACTCGGTCCCACGGCGCCCAACTCGTTGTTACCCTCCTCTGCACGGACCTGAGACGAAGAGAGAAAAGTGAAGCTAACGGCAGGAAATTTACATTCGATGTAATCACATTTTGTTCCATGGAGTCGCTACACTGAAACGTATCCagaccaacacaaacacagaactTTCCATGGCACATGTTCGCATCTGAAACAATGAGCCTCTGTATGCACTGATTGGTGGAAAGTTGCATATTGTccaacacatatacacacttcaTAAAATCTGGCAGCTTAATTACAATGCGGAAAACCAGACAAATCTAGATGCATCATGTTTTAATACAGAGTTGCTGCAAATAAACAGAAGCTGACTCTGGTCTGTAAATAATTAAGCTGTTAAAAGAGGCAGTCAGAAGTAGGCTATTGGACCTCAATACTTTACTGGTACCAACCGAAATGTGTCTATGAGTATTGAAAAAGATGGTACATAAATCTCTGGTCAGATTCTTCCTAATTTGTTGTTTGAGAACTTTCCcactaaaaaaaagtctatattttatttaggcAACATTGTAATATGGCTGCTTATgattaaacaacatttaaagacaatattctatatttttcttattatcacaaatccaatgaaaagaccaaaaccaacaatgttttGAACCCACTAAGAAGTATTATCTGTGTATCCAAATCCTGATGTATCATATTCTTCTGTGCCGTGGAGCactattgttgtccaaaaatgattaaaaacacatcaataagcCAAATTGTTGCACTGGCGGACGTTTCTTCATTATGATGAACGTGGGCACTGTAgcttattttgagtcaatcccacatacgCCATCCTGCTGCTCTAAACACTCACTGCTGtgccaaatgtgtattaatttgTGGATGAAAATAGTCCCCATCAAGTGCACTACTTACTCCTCTTTGAGTattttctgataaaaaaaaaaactacagctgtTTTAGGGAATTAcagagcctttttttttaaagatgaaactaCATATCTGAggtctgtttttaaatatttatgctTGTGGCTGTGTGTCACTGACCTGGTCTGAAAGCATTAGAGAGTACAGATTGACTGATGAACTGTTGGTTTGGtaagtaaaatatataataaaggGAGTCTTAAGACGTGTTTTGACAGAACACCAAGTGATTCATTTACTTGAACGCAAACTCAATGGAAAGACACGAATGGGTGCGTATAGATAGTATTTGCTTTAGGCAGTGCAAACTGAGGCAATGACACGCCCATGCATGTGTGAATGAAAAATTCATGCTTATGAGTTTTATGAATCTACTTCATGAACACACAgagttgagagagaaaggagagactagaggaaaataacagaaagagaaCTTGAGTTCTGGTGAGTTTTAAGATCAGCTAGTTAGCGTGTTGCTAACTAGCTACAACTAAAGAGTAAACATGGACTACATGACTCAGGTATCTTATCAGCAcgactaaaaataaaaaataattcaatttcatttcaatttacTCATCCTTAATCAGAACCTGCTGTTGTctgtttaaaggaatagttcaccattttcagaaatgtgcttattcttctttctttctgagagttgAGAAATTTGACTCCAACGTATCATTTAACCcttaaatgatcaaaaacataaaaacaataatgtgTGCTTGCTTTTAAGGGGGACGTGGGGCAGCtcatgagcatatttcacaaatttTGAACAATCCCTTTAACTAACGTCATGAATCTCACCTGTGTTGTTGTGGGCTGCTGTGGGCGTGTGCTCCTCTCTGTTGGCACCGTCTGAGTGGCTGTTGTCATGGGAGCCCTGGGCCTGGAAGTGACCCTGGTCTTGAcaggggtggtggtggtaggTGCTGCCGTCGTGGGCTCTGGGGTGGCCTCTGCTGTGGTGGGCATGTCTTCCTCTGTGGTGGTTTCCATGTCGAAGCCGGGGTAAAAGGATGTGGGCTCAGGCGACAGGAAGacgtcctcttcttcttctgtggtgctCAAGTCATCCGAACCAGCAGAGGGCACTGCGCTTTCCGCAGGGCTGATTGCTGGGTTGGTGGTCACCACAGGAACGGCAGCAGGGGACCTCGGGGCGGCGGTCGTCTGGGCGGCGGCGGCAGCTCTGATTcgctccagctctctctctctttcacgctctctctgcctctctctctctttctctcgctctctctctctctcacgttccctctccctctcccgctctctctccatctctcggaccctctccctctctctttcccgtTCTCGCTCCCTCTCCAactgcctctccctctccagctccctctgcctctctcgctctttctctgcctccctctctctctccctctccagctctctctctctctcccagaaTGCACCACTCTCTCCGTCGGCCTCGGTGGGCAgtggggtggaggtggggtcCGGGTTGGGGCTCGGCTCGGCCGCGGGTGAGGCGGACGGGGCGGGGCCAGTGGCCTGGGTggtggagaagaggaggggCTCTTCTGTGGTGAAGGACATGGCCACTGATGTCGGCCTCATGCTGATCTCAGGAACTGGAAAGGAGAGGAGACGGAttcaaaatgactttttaaaagcaGAGGAGTCAAAAAAATGAGTCAGTCATACCTCTCGcccacacactgacactcataGATAACAGTTAATTTACTCATTCACCACTAACAATATGATAGACAGTCAACAGTTTACTCTGTAGTGCACTGGACACTTTCCAGGTACATGGACTCTACTTTTATCATTCTATGTCAACACTAAATCAGCTATTTCTGGGGCATTTGATTGGATGCTGTAAAGAGTCAGACAGGTAATGTGAGGGCAGAGAGTGGGAGAAGAAATACAACAAAGCTAAATGGGAAAAACTGAGCTtttgggagggaggggggggggggtgacgtAAGCCTGGTCAGTGTCAAAGGGGCACTcacagaggctgagatatcctgaaaACACTAGATCCTACATTTCCTTCAATGCAGCTTAATAGCATATTTTTGTTAGACCCTCTCTGCCTGCTAAATGCACACGTTTGTCATGGAGACTTTCCATTCTGGTCAAACaaagataaccctgatgacatcactatgaggTCACACTGGTTAATTCATCACGCTTGACAAAGCTCGCTGCAGAACCGCAGAAGACATTAAGCAGCTGTTCTCACATGGCTGAATAGTACTGCCCTTGATAATGAACTGACActaatgtgtaaaatcagtggagtgctCCTTTAAGAACTTTCTGTCCCTGTAATCACTCATTTCAAGTGTCAGTATAGCCACTCACACAGCAcagatatgtttattttaacaagACTTCATCATCACAACATAAAAAAAGGGATTTGATCGACATCTCGGTGCAGCAATAAGCCATAATTAAATAGCTGTTTTCTGCTTGTTTAGCTGtttaacaacagaaacagaaaaatatggaaatgaGAACAGCAAAAAAATGAGAGTTCAGCTGTATTAAATCAGCAGGAGAGGACAGAGCAGAGGTTTATAAGATGGAGAAGAAGAGATTTAACTGTTTGCCTTTTGTTTCGGTGTTTTAGTGTGGACTCAGtctgagagaagagaagagaagaaaggaaaagaaagaagaaagagatgaCAGTGCTGAGCGATTCGTCTTCTTCTTAAATCTCATAATAGTATTATACCACCTTTCATTTTGTTATAGCAGTGCAGCTCCCCGGgttgaaagagaaacaaattgAATTTACGGGCACAAAGACATGAAGGCTGAGGATATCAGAATATGGACTTCAACAATGCAGCTTCTGTCAAACACATCAGACGCCACTAAAATGCCAAACTATGAAGCAGCAGCGGTGCAAAACGCACGTCCGTCTGTTGAAAATGAGCCCTTTCTTTTGGAAACAGACAGCTCCGTATCGTGGTTCGAGATAAAGCAATTTGCCAGGTTGCTGTTTCAACCACAGGGGGGGCCTCTGCTGCACTAGCCTGCTCTGAATTGTAATTTATTTGGAGTGGGCTCGCCACTAGCGCAGTGCCTGAACCGAGGGCAGCCCTCAATGAGTCATGCTTAATAAGGAGAGCCCTGCTGAAGCTTCAACAGCCAGATCAGAAAATCAGCCTAAATTACAACCAATGTGATTTACGTTAAGTAGGTAATTCCTACACACGACAGTCAGCCAGCTCACTCAAATGCGGACATACGCTCACATATAGGTGCACACAACTGTTGTTGTGCGTGTGATCGTCTAATCTGCGCGGACCTTAATCTGATTAGAGTAAATAAGATCTGGCGGAATTGAGTCTGAGTTACTGTTTGTTTGCAggggtgtgtctgtgtttaaaggtgttttttttttttttttaaatgaatctaTATCAAAGATCTGTTGAGCCAAATGGCGTATTGtgcgactgtgtgtgtgtgtggcgtcCGTGCATGTGAGGCTGGTGAATAGAGCCACCATAACTGGAGGGCAGGAAGTGGGAAGGGGTGGGttggggggggttgggggtgggaTCTCCAGGGTCAGCAGATTGAAACCCAGCAGCTGTCGAGCTTTAAAGAACCAGGGCGTGAGTGTGCGCCCtccaacacacactgaaacacacgcgcacacacacacacacttacagccaGATCCGGAGCCTGAGTAGAGGTCCTCATCGTCGTAGAACTCGTCTCTCGTCGAGCCTTCGTCATCGATAGACGGCGACCAAGTCTGTCCCTGcgtaagagacagagagagggaggtacAGATGACAGACATTAGAGTTATTCATCCGTTTGTCATTTCATTCGACAGAGAAACCACTTTGGCAGAttacatgcgcacacacacaggcacgcacacCACTGTCTGAGAGGAGGCATTATGATGGACAGGgtaacatctgtctgtctgtgactctATGGAGACGCATAGTTAATGAGTTGATCTAAAGCCGGGATTTTGGCTGCGAGGAACATCAAAGCCTTtaaggagagagagatttcATTTAGTTTTCTGCTGCGTGTCAATTACAAGTGATGCTCAGCCTGTAAAGCAGCACAACATAGAGAAGCTGTTAACTTTTGAActcaggctgcaactaacaattatttaaatGGATTCATCtgtgaattgttttgtttttttaaactgatgatgaatcatttagtctgtaaaatgttagaaaatagtgataTCATGGCCATTTCACATTCCCAAAAgtgatgtctttaaattgcttgttctGTCCGGCCAACAAGACAAAACGCAAATTCagttacactgatataaaacagagaaaagcagcaaatccatTTAAGAAACGGAAACAAGAGAATGTCTATCAGTTAATCAGTTGTCAAATTGTCAATATCAACAAAACAATTAGGCCACTTAGTTCTTGTTTTAGGATTTAAGTGTTTTTCTATcgataaaatatcagaaaataacaacattaagagtctgcagccatgctagcagctctgtgaggctgtatttagaCACAGGGGtgcttttagctaaatgctaatgccaGCATGCTAAAATGTGCACAAtgaaaatgctaacatgctaacaaaaTGTACAGCATGTAAAACGTTGACCACATTCACCACCTTAAGTTTTgtacattagcatgctaatatttgctaaactgcactaaacacaaagtgcagctgaggctgatatGAATGTCactagttttgcagatatttagtcattaaaaaaGTATTGTGCAAATTGAAAAAACATGGCGCCAGTCTGCAGTTCAGTACTACATTCCTAGCATGTCTTaaatgcccatcacagtttccGAGAGCACAAGAtgacatcttaaaatgtcttgttttgtccaaccaacagtccaaaacccaaaatgttcagtttacaaggacacaaaacagagcaaatccacacatttgagaagctgaactTATATGATTAATGTCTTGTTGTCGGTAAATCGTTTCAGAGCTATGTTGAGTTGGCTTTGAGTGGAGAACATCACATCTCTTTTGAGTAACTTCTGCTGTACATTTGAATTTTACAGCTGCACTCTGAGGGTCTGTAAAATGCCTGTTAATGTCTCTCATGGGTCATTTCCCAACATCCTCTTTGATCATCATTCCACTTTAATCCAGGTCTACTTCATGTACGTCTGTGAGGGGAAAGCGTGAGCTTGCCCGGCGACCTCTGTCAGGGTCAGGTAAGAGAGATTAGTGTGCGATCGGTCAGGAGTTGAACCTGTGAAGTGAATGACCTCAGCCTCCGGTCATTTTAAGGCTgatccttcctctctcttcattcatctccctctctctttttcacttgaCCTCAATCCAACATCCCTGCGATGTTTCAACATACACTTTAGCACTCAGAGGCTTTTCCCATCACACAGGGTCAACTAATACTGCTATCAAATGCCTGCACTTAAGAGACACCACCTGTACTGCAGTGCATAGATACATTTCTAAATAGAGTATGCatcactgaatggtttaagATAGCTTtcaaacaatgagctaaaatgtCATTGTGCTTGTAGattgcatttatttcatttataatgCAGGCACTCACAATATATTTAGATATATCTAAACTAAAGCCCATTTTTGCCACTCAAAATACATCCACACTTACAAATAATGCACATTTTGAAACACGCCGTGTCTTGATTAATTTCATCCaatatgtcaaatgttttttctgctgctaTTATGTCATTGGTGGATGTAATTTAGTGCATTAACTCACACACTTAAATGgaaaatggactgtacttgtattgCGCCTTTAcgctacaaatcacattcacccattcacacacattcatacactgaatgggtacatgggctaccatgcaaggtcccaacctgcccatcagaggaatctaaccattcacacacattcatacactgagggcacagccatcaggagcaatttggggttaagtatcttgcccaaggacacattggcatgtggactggaggagccaagAATCGAACCGTCTATCTTCCGATTAGTGTATGACCAGCTCTACCTCCTGAAAGCCGCCCAACTACAGTTGTGAGGTACTTGATCTTCACTcgagtatttctattttattttactttatacttctactccactgcatttagGAGGGGGgtattgtgtttttcattcCAAAATGCTGCTTGCACATTACAGCGCCAGTAATAACTCATTGCtcattattataatatacagtattatcacATTCTGAATGGGACAATTCTACATAATAAGTACTTttaatttcaatatttcaaagctgcattaattgttttttggcTGCTTAAGGGAAGCAGAGCAAGCTGTACAGCACTGACATATTGTCACCTTATAAATTTCATATGTCAAACTAGTTAGAAAATATTTGCTTATAAAGTAGACATGGAGCAACGTTAGCATTAGGAGTTGTGCATCTGGTGATCTGATGAATTTAAGTCTATTATTCACtctacttttagctctgtttttctctccaccaac is part of the Thunnus albacares chromosome 19, fThuAlb1.1, whole genome shotgun sequence genome and encodes:
- the sdc3 gene encoding syndecan-3: MKLPCLLALTALIAHATTGQTWSPSIDDEGSTRDEFYDDEDLYSGSGSGFPEISMRPTSVAMSFTTEEPLLFSTTQATGPAPSASPAAEPSPNPDPTSTPLPTEADGESGAFWERERELEREREREAEKERERQRELERERQLERERERERERERVREMEREREREREREREREREKERERQRERERERELERIRAAAAAQTTAAPRSPAAVPVVTTNPAISPAESAVPSAGSDDLSTTEEEEDVFLSPEPTSFYPGFDMETTTEEDMPTTAEATPEPTTAAPTTTTPVKTRVTSRPRAPMTTATQTVPTERSTRPQQPTTTQVRAEEGNNELGAVGPSGDFEIREDHRNDLGRGVVPVDPDLMGNTVDAGSSAAQLPQKNILERKEVLIAVIVGGVVGALFAAFLVMLLVYRMKKKDEGSYTLEEPKQATVTYQKPDKQEEFYA